The following proteins come from a genomic window of bacterium:
- a CDS encoding mismatch-specific DNA-glycosylase: MAAPYSFRTLPDYLRAHLRLVFVGINPGLYSVERGHYFARTTSRFWPAFSHSTLSAPVRAELGRTMLGPEDDRRLLRFGIGFTDVVKVPSRNAAALRPADFRTWAPRLLHRLESCRPRTACFHGVTAYRAFARYALGEARSDWPLGAQSLTVGDTRVFVVPNPSPANAHFRIEDQIRWYDRLTEFLEGLATARAPR; encoded by the coding sequence GTGGCCGCGCCGTATTCATTCCGCACACTGCCGGACTACCTCCGGGCCCATCTTCGCCTGGTGTTCGTCGGCATCAACCCCGGGCTCTACTCCGTCGAGCGCGGGCACTACTTCGCGCGGACGACGAGCCGGTTCTGGCCGGCGTTCTCTCACTCGACGCTGTCGGCACCGGTGCGCGCAGAGCTCGGGCGAACCATGCTCGGGCCGGAAGACGACCGCCGCCTGCTGCGATTTGGCATCGGGTTCACAGACGTCGTGAAGGTCCCGAGCCGCAACGCCGCGGCGCTCCGGCCCGCCGACTTCCGGACCTGGGCGCCCCGCCTGCTGCACCGTCTCGAGAGTTGCCGGCCGCGCACGGCGTGCTTCCATGGGGTGACGGCGTACCGGGCGTTTGCGCGCTACGCGCTTGGCGAAGCGCGCTCCGATTGGCCGCTCGGCGCGCAGTCGCTGACGGTGGGGGACACCCGCGTGTTTGTTGTGCCGAACCCAAGCCCCGCCAACGCGCACTTCCGGATCGAGGATCAGATCCGCTGGTACGACCGGTTGACGGAGTTCCTGGAGGGTCTCGCAACCGCGCGCGCGCCGCGGTGA
- a CDS encoding deoxyribonuclease IV, producing the protein MASAPRRPQRRERPPTVPNHWSVPIGAHVSISGHLYEAIPRAQAIGCECLQIFVGSPRQWRLVTYPDADLAEFRKRRRAAGLDPLVAHAPYLINLATPDPALRRRSVAALAHTLQGVDALRGYAAITHIGAAPGVSWPETRRRIAGAVRSALGESARARLLLEGSAGGTIGGRFEELRDILDEVGAARRVGVCLDTAHLFAAGWDLRTPDGVAATVDAFARTVGLRHLHVLHLNDSKSALGSRLDRHENIGEGRIGRRGFRAVFAHPALGRLPAMIETPGFAHAGPDRRNIAILKRLRAAARAERPRP; encoded by the coding sequence ATGGCGTCGGCCCCCCGGCGCCCACAACGCAGGGAACGCCCCCCGACCGTCCCGAACCACTGGTCCGTGCCCATCGGCGCCCACGTGTCCATCAGCGGCCACCTCTACGAGGCGATCCCGCGCGCCCAGGCGATCGGGTGCGAGTGCTTGCAGATCTTCGTCGGCAGCCCGCGCCAGTGGCGTCTCGTCACGTATCCGGATGCGGATCTGGCGGAGTTCCGGAAGCGCCGCCGCGCGGCGGGACTGGATCCGCTCGTTGCCCACGCGCCGTATCTGATCAACCTCGCCACACCCGACCCGGCGCTGCGCCGGCGGTCGGTCGCCGCGCTCGCCCACACGCTCCAAGGCGTGGACGCGCTCCGCGGCTACGCCGCGATCACGCACATCGGCGCCGCCCCGGGCGTCTCCTGGCCGGAGACCCGCCGGCGCATCGCCGGCGCCGTCCGGTCCGCCCTCGGAGAGAGCGCTCGCGCCAGATTGCTGCTGGAGGGCAGCGCGGGCGGCACGATCGGCGGGCGGTTCGAAGAACTGCGGGACATCCTCGACGAGGTCGGAGCCGCCCGCCGGGTCGGCGTGTGTCTCGACACCGCTCACCTCTTCGCCGCGGGGTGGGATCTGCGGACGCCGGACGGCGTCGCGGCGACCGTGGATGCGTTCGCGCGAACCGTCGGCCTCCGCCACCTGCACGTGCTCCACCTGAACGACTCCAAGAGCGCGCTGGGATCGCGCCTGGACCGCCACGAGAATATCGGCGAGGGGCGGATCGGGCGCCGGGGGTTTCGCGCGGTGTTCGCGCATCCGGCGCTGGGCCGATTGCCGGCGATGATCGAGACGCCCGGGTTCGCGCACGCCGGGCCGGACCGACGGAACATCGCCATTCTCAAGCGGCTGCGGGCCGCGGCGCGGGCGGAGCGCCCGCGGCCATGA